GGGTTCCAGTGTGGCGGTACCGTTCTCGGCCAGACCGGTCGCGGCCAGCAAGGTGGCGTTCAGGTTGTCCTGCTGGTCGACGATCGTCGCCGACAGGTTGGGCGCATTGTCGAAGATGGTGGCCAGATCCGGCCCGGCGTCACCGTAGATGCCGGCGACGACTGCCGCCTTGCGGAAGTCGTCCTGCAGGGTCGGCAATTTGGGGTTGATCTGCCCCAGGTAGCCGTTGAGCCCGGACAGCAGCACGCCCAGATCCTCACCGTTACCGCGCAGGCCCTCGGCCAGAGCGGTGACGGTGGCATTCAGGTTGATCGGGTCGACCTTGGCCAGCACATCGGTCAGCGTCTGGAACAGGGTGTTGACCTCGAGCTGCACGCCCTGGGCCTGGATGTGCGTGCCGGGCCGCATCGAACTGCCGGTCGGCGCCTCCGGCGGCAGGAACTCCACCGACTTGGCGCCGAAGATGGTGGTGCCACCGATCTTCACGACGGCGTTGGACGGGATGTAACGCATCTGGCCGCGGTCGATGCTCAGGGTCAGCTTGGCCTGATCACCGGCATATTCGATCTTGTTGACCTTGCCGATCTGGATGCCGCGGTACTTGACCTTGGCGTCGCTCTCCATCACCAGGCCGGCCCGTTGAGAGCTCACCGTCACCGTCTCGGTCGGGGTGAACGCCGCCGTATAGAACAGGTAGGTGAACACCACCGCGGCCAGCACGACAGCCGCCATGATCGCGGCGGCGATCCTGACGTGACTGCGTTTGGCTGCTCCGTCTGACATCTGGTCTACCCCGAGAGATTGAAGTTGCCGGACGCGCCGTAGACGGCGAGCGAGATCAACAGGGTGATGGTGACGACCACGATCAGCGAGGTCCGCACGGCCTGACCGACGGCGATGCCCACCCCGACCGGGCCGCCGGAGGCGGTGTAGCCGTAGTAGGTGTGCACCAGCATCACCGCGATGGCCATGACGATCGCCTGCAGGAATGACCACAGCAGGTCACTCGGGATCAGGAAGGTGTTGAAGTAGTGGTCATACAGACCGGCGGACTGTCCGTTGATGAACACCGTGGTGAACCGGGCGGCGAAGAACGCCGCCAGCACCGACAGTGAGTACAGCGGGACGATCGCGATGAGCCCGGCGACGATCCGGGTGGAGACCAGGTACGACACCGCGTGTACGGCCATGGCCTCGACGGCATCGATCTCCTCGGCGACCCGCATCGCACCCAATTGCGCGGTGGTGCCGGCGCCGATGGTGGCGGCCAGCGCGATACCGGCGATCACCGGCGCGACGATGCGCACGTTGAGGAAGGCGGACAGGAAACCGGTCAACGCCTCGATGCCGATGTTGCCCAGCGACGAGTAGCCCTGCACGGCGATGACGCCGCCGGAGGCCAGCGTCAGGAAGGCCGCGACGCCGACGGTCCCGCCGATCATGACCAGCGCGCCGGCGCCCATGGTCATCTCGGCGACCAGCCGGATGGTTTCCTTGCGGTACCGGGTGACGGCGTTGGGGATGTAGCGCACCGACTCGCCGTAGAACAGCGCCTGTTCACCCACGGTGTCCACCGCGCGCGGCACGCCTCGGAAGAATCGGCGCAGCCGCACTGTCGCGTCGTAACTCATGACCGTCTTTCCCTTACGTCATTGCTCATCGGCTCAGCTGTCCAGAATTCGGACGCCGACGGCGGTCATGATGACGTTGATGACGAACAGGCAGATGAAGGCGTAGACCACGGTTTCGTTGACGGCGATGCCCACACCCTTGGGCCCACCCTGCACGGTCAGGCCGCGGTAGCAGCCGACCAGGCCGGCGACGACACCGAACAGCATCGCCTTCACCTCAGCGAGCAGAAGTTCGGGCAGACCGGTCAAGACGGTGAGACCGTTGATGAACGCACCCGGATTCACGCCCTGCAGGAAGACCGAGAACACGTAACCGCCGGCCAGGCCGATCGCGCAGACCAACCCGTTGAGCAGCAGCGCCACGACGGTGGAGGCCAGCACACGGGGAACCACGAGGCGCTGGATCGGGTCGATGCCCAGCACCCGCATCGCATCGATCTCCTCGCGGATGGTGCGGGCGCCGAGGTCCGCGCAGATCGCGGTGGCGCCGGCGCCGGCGACCACCAGCACGGTCACCACCGGGCCGAGCTGGGTGACGGTGCCGAAGGCGGTACCCGCGCCGGAGAGGTCGGCCGCACCGAGTTCGCGAAGCAGGATGTTGAGCGTGAAGGCGACCAGCACGGTGAACGGGATCGAGACCAACAGCGTCGGGACCAAGGAGACGCGCGCGATCATCCAGGTCTGGTCGAGGAACTCGCGGAACTGGAACGGCCGCCGGAACATCTTGACGAACGTGTCGATGGTCATCTCGACGAACCCACCCACGGCCCGAGCCGGAGCCGCAAGCTGTTCGATCAACCTCGACTCCATTCTCGAACGGGGTTACTTAGCCGTACTGGCGAAGAACCCGACAATATCGGTAATCCGCCCGCCCCGGCGGTCTTTCCAGCCCACCGACGCAGAGTGCGCTAAGTGAGCGGGCTCATACTAACTAGAACACGTTCACAGTGTCAAAGAACCATGATCTTCGTGGTAAACCCACATTTACGCTGGTCATAGCACATGTGTTCACCACCGTTCTAGAACGTGTTCTAGTCAGTTTGAAGCCATCGCCAATCTGGTTCTCCCGAATCAAGAACCCATTAGTGCAGTAGCAGAGAATCCAACTTCCGGGTCGCGTGCAGCAAAGTACTCACCGAGCGCCGCGCTCAGCGCGGCCGGATCCCAGGCGTCCCCGTCGGCGTCGAACCGCTCCGCGACCACCGGCGCAGCCACCAGGGTGACGCTCGGCCCGTACACGATGAACAGCTGCCCGTTGACCGCCTCCGCGGCCGGCGAGGACAGGTAGGTGACCAGCGTGACGACGTGCTCCGGGGACAGCGCGTCGATCCGCCCGTCGGACGGGTCCGGCGCGTCACCGAAGACGCCCGCGGTCATCGCGGTGCGCGCCCGCGGCGCGATGGCATTGGCGCGCACCCCGTACCGGCTCAGCCCGCGCGCGGCCGACAGCGTCAGCGCGGTGATCCCGGCCTTGGCGGCGCCGTAGTTGGCCTGCCCGACCGGCCCGGCCAGCCCGGCCTCCGAGGAGGTGTTGACGATCCGGCCGTATACCCGCCCGTCCGCGGATTCCTTGGCCTTGGCCTTCCAGTACGCCGCGGCGTTACGGGTCAGCAGGAAGTGGCCGCGCAGGTGCACGGCGATCACCGCGTCCCAGTCCTCGTCGGACATGTTGAACAGCATCTTGTCCCGGGTGATACCGGCATTGTTGACCACGATGCCCAGCCCGCCGAGCCGGTCGGCGGTTTCCACGAGTTCGTCCGCCGTGCTGCGGGCGCTGATGTCACCGGGCACCGCGATGCCCTTCGACCCCACCGCCTCGATCTCGGCCAGCACGTCGGACTTGTCGAGTGCCCCCGCCATGTCGTTGACCACGACCGTCGCGCCGGCACGGGCCAGCCCGATGGCTTCGGCCCGGCCGAGGCCGGCAGCCGCGCCGGTGACGACCGCGACCTTTCCGGACAGGTCGATCGCGTTCTCATTCGCTGCTGTTGGGGACACGGTTATGAATACCTCTAGTCTCTGCGGATCAGGGCTGCCCGGGGGCATTCGGCGACGGACTGCTCGGCCAGGGCCTCCATATCGGCGGGCACCGGGTCGAGCTTGACGACGGCGTAGTCGTCGTCGTCGAGATCAAACAGGTCGGGGGCGATGCCAAGACAGACTGCGTTTCCTTCGCAGCGGTCAAGGTCGACTTCAATACGCATCAGAACCTCCTCGCGATCCGGGCACGGGCTGTGTGCCCATGAGCAGGCTATCGCTACCGTCCTGGACCGCAAGACTAGAACGTGTTACAACGAGAGTCACTGCCGGGTTGGCTCGACCCAGTGCCGGCGCCCGGGATACCCCCTCGACAGACAGGACGTCGCCATGCGGATCGGTTACACCGCCGAGCAGGAGGAGTTGCGCCGCGAGCTGCGGTCCTACTTCACCAAACTGATGACGCCCGAGCGGGCCGAGGCGCTGGCGGCCAGCGACGGGGAGATGGGCCGCGGGAACGTCTACCGCGAGACCGTCGAGCAGATGGGCAAGGACGGCTGGCTGACCCTGTCCTGGCCCAAGGAGTACGGCGGCCAGGCGCGCCCGCCGATGGACGGGCTGATCTTCAACGACGAGGCCGCCATCGCCAACGTGCCGGTGCCGTTCCTGACCATCAACAGCGTGGCGCCGACGATCATGGGATTCGGCACCGAGGAACAGAAGTCGTTCTTCCTGCCCAAGATCGCGGCCGGCCAGTTGCACTTCTCCATCGGCTACTCCGAGCCCGGTGCGGGCACCGACCTCGCGTCGCTGCGCACCACGGCCGTGCGCGACGGGGACGACTACGTCATCAACGGCCAGAAGATGTGGACCTCACTGATCGCGTACGCCGACTACGTGTGGTTGGCGGTGCGCACCAACCAAGAGGCCAAGAAGCATCGCGGCATCTCCATGCTCATCGTCCCGACCAGCTCCGAGGGATTCTCCTGGACCCCGGTGCACACCGTGTCCGGCGTCGACACCAGCGCCACCTACTACCAGGACGTGCGGGTGCCCAAGACGGCGTTGGTCGGCGAGGAGAACGCCGGCTGGAAGTTGGTCACCAACCAGCTCAACCATGAGCGCGTCGCCCTGGTATCCGCGCAGCCGATCTTCGTGGCCCTCAACGGAGTTCGCGAGTGGGCGCAGAACACCAAGGACGCGCACGGCAAGCGGCTCATCGACTCCGAATGGGTCCAGCTCAACCTCGCCCGGGTGCACGCCAAGGCCGAGGTGCTCAAGCTCATCAACTGGGAACTGGCCTCAACCGAGGATTCCGCCCCGTCCCCCGCCGACGCATCCGCGGCCAAGGTGTTCGGCACCGAACTGGCCACCGAGGCCTACCGCCTGCTCATGGAGGTGCTGGGCACCTCCGCGACCCTGCGGGCCGGGAGCCCCGGCGCGCTGCTGCGCGGCCGCATCGAACGGATGCACCGCTCCTGCCTGATCCTCACCTTCGGCGGCGGCACCAACGAGATCCAGCGCGACATCATCGGCATGGTCGCGCTCGGCCTGCCCCGAGTGAACCGGTAAGAGGAGACTTCACATGGACTTCACCCCCACCGAGGCATCCGTCGATCTGGGCGGCCTCGTCCGCACCATCACCGAATCGATCGTCACGCCCGAACACCAGCGGGTGCTCGACGGGCTCGACGAGAGGTTCGACCGCGACCTGTGGGCCAAACTGATCGAGGCCGACATCCTGTCCACCGCCGCGCCGGAGGCGTTGGGCGGCGGCGGTTTCGGCGTCCTGGAGCAGACCGCGGTATTGACTGCGCTGGGGCGCCAACTCGCCGCGGTGCCCTACCTGGAATCGGCGGTGCTCGCCGCCGGCGCGCTGGCGAAATTCGGTTCTTCTGCGCTGCAACAGGAATGGGCGGTACCGGCGGTCAACGGAACCACCGTCCTGACGGTCGCCCTGGACGGTGAGATGGGCCAGGGTCCGGTTCAGGCCCAACGGGACGCCGACGGGTTCCGCCTGACCGGCACCCGCACGCAGGTCGCCTACGGCCCGGTGGCCGACGCCTACCTGGTGCCCGCCGACACCGAGAACGGCACCGTGGTGTTCCTGGTGGCCAAGAGCGATCCCGGCGTCACGCTGACCAAGCTCAGCACCACCGGCCTCGGCACGATCGGGCACCTGGAATTGAGTGGCACCACGGTCGACGCCGCCCGGGCGGTGGGCGGCGCGGAGGTACTCGACTGGCTGACCATCCAGCATTCCCTGGGCCGCAGCGCCTTCCAGCTCGGTGTGCTGGAACGCGCCCTGGAACTGACCGCCCTGTACGCGCGGGAACGCGAGCAGTTCGACCGGCCGATCGGCAGTTTCCAGGCGGTGTCCGCGCGGCTGGCCGACGGCTACATCGACGTCAAGGCGCTGCGCTCGAGCCTGACCCAGGCGGCCTGGCGGTTGTCCGAGGACTCCCCCGCAAGCGGGCGGGACACCCACCCCGCGAGTGTGGATGTGGCCGGCGCCGCGTTCTGGGCGGCCGACGCCGGACACCGGGTCGCACACACCGCGGTGCACGTGCACGGTGGCGTCGGTATCGACATGGACCACCCGATCCACCGGTACTTCCTGGCCGCCAAGCAGACCGAGTTCGCGCTCGGATCGGCCACCGGTCAGCTGCTGCGCATCGGCCGTGAACTGGCCGACACGCCCGTCTGATCGATGACCGAACCGGGCGGGCCCACCGTCACCGAGTTGTTGGCACCGTTGGTCGACATCACCGACCGCGGTGTGTACGAAGAAGATTCGTTCACCAGTTGGCGCGATCACATCGCGGCCGGAGCCCAGCTGGCGGCTGCGCTGAGCGCCCGGATGGATCCGTCGCGCCCCGCGCATATCGGCGCGCTGCTGGGCAACACCGCGTTCTTCTCCACGTTGCTGGTGGCGGCCGGGCTGCGGGGGCTGGTCCCGGTGGGGCTGAACCCGACCCGGCGCGGCGCGGCGCTGGCCTCCGACATCGCCCGCGCCGATTGCCAACTGGTCCTCACCGACGACCCGAGCGCGGTGCCCGACGGTGTCGATTTCATCGACGTCGGGTCTGCGGTGTGGGCGGCCGAACTGGCCACCCACACCGGTGCGCCGGTGTCCTTCGCCGACATCGCCGCCGACGATCTGTTCATGCTGATCTTCACCTCCGGTACCAGTGGCGAACCCAAGGCGGTCCGGGTGACCCACGACAAGGTGGCGTTCCCGGGCAGGATGTTGGCGCAGCGGTTCGGGCTCGGCCCCGAAGACACCTGCTATCTCGCCATGCCGCTGTTCCACTCGAACGCCATCATGGCCGGCTGGGCGGTGGCAGCGGCCGCGGGCGCCTCGATTGCGCTGCGGCACAAGTTCTCCGCCTCGCAGTTCATCCCGGACGTGCGCCGCTACCACGCCACCTACGCCAACTACGTCGGCAAACCGCTGTCCTACATCCTGGCCACACCCGAACGCCCCGACGACGCGGACAACCCGCTGAAGTTCCTGTACGGCAACGAGGGCGCGCCCCGCGATCTGACCCGCTTCGCCGACCGGTTCGACGTGCGGGTGGTGGACGGGTTCGGATCCACCGAAGGTGGTGTGGCCATCGCCCGCACCCCCGACACCCCGGACGGATCGCTGGGACCGTTGACCGACGAGGTGGCCATCCTGGATGTGCTGACCGGTCAGCCGTGCCCGCCCGGGGTGGTCGGCGAACTGGTCAATCCGACCGGTGCCGGCTGGTTCCGCGGCTACTACAACTCCCCCGGCGCCGAGGCCGAGCGGATGGCCGGCGGGATCTACCACACCGGCGACCTGGCCTACTGTGACGACGCCGGATACATCTACTTCGCCGGTCGGCTCGGTGACTGGATGCGGGTGGACGGGGAGAACCTGGGCACCGCGCCGATCGAACGGATTCTGCTGCGGCACAGCGATGTCGCCGAGGTGGCCGTCTACCCGATCCCGGACCCCGCGGTGGGCGATCAGGTGATGGCCGCGGTGGTGCTGCGCGACGGCGCCCAGTTCGACGTGGACACCTTCCGGGACTTTTTGGACGAACAGACCGATCTGGGACCCAAGCAGTGGCCGTCGTTCGTGCGGGTCGCCACCGACCTGCCCCGCACCGAGACGTTC
This region of Mycolicibacterium diernhoferi genomic DNA includes:
- a CDS encoding MCE family protein, which translates into the protein MSDGAAKRSHVRIAAAIMAAVVLAAVVFTYLFYTAAFTPTETVTVSSQRAGLVMESDAKVKYRGIQIGKVNKIEYAGDQAKLTLSIDRGQMRYIPSNAVVKIGGTTIFGAKSVEFLPPEAPTGSSMRPGTHIQAQGVQLEVNTLFQTLTDVLAKVDPINLNATVTALAEGLRGNGEDLGVLLSGLNGYLGQINPKLPTLQDDFRKAAVVAGIYGDAGPDLATIFDNAPNLSATIVDQQDNLNATLLAATGLAENGTATLEPGADDYIAAIQRLRAPLKVLGDYSPVFPCMIQGTAQAVDTFAPIIGGVRPGLYVNSNFLPGSPAYTFPESLPIVNASGGPNCRGLPNVPSKQYGGSWYRSPFLVTDNAYVPFEPNTELQFNAPSTLQFLFNGALAERDDF
- a CDS encoding MlaE family ABC transporter permease; this encodes MSYDATVRLRRFFRGVPRAVDTVGEQALFYGESVRYIPNAVTRYRKETIRLVAEMTMGAGALVMIGGTVGVAAFLTLASGGVIAVQGYSSLGNIGIEALTGFLSAFLNVRIVAPVIAGIALAATIGAGTTAQLGAMRVAEEIDAVEAMAVHAVSYLVSTRIVAGLIAIVPLYSLSVLAAFFAARFTTVFINGQSAGLYDHYFNTFLIPSDLLWSFLQAIVMAIAVMLVHTYYGYTASGGPVGVGIAVGQAVRTSLIVVVTITLLISLAVYGASGNFNLSG
- a CDS encoding MlaE family ABC transporter permease, with protein sequence MIEQLAAPARAVGGFVEMTIDTFVKMFRRPFQFREFLDQTWMIARVSLVPTLLVSIPFTVLVAFTLNILLRELGAADLSGAGTAFGTVTQLGPVVTVLVVAGAGATAICADLGARTIREEIDAMRVLGIDPIQRLVVPRVLASTVVALLLNGLVCAIGLAGGYVFSVFLQGVNPGAFINGLTVLTGLPELLLAEVKAMLFGVVAGLVGCYRGLTVQGGPKGVGIAVNETVVYAFICLFVINVIMTAVGVRILDS
- a CDS encoding 3-oxoacyl-ACP reductase, translating into MSPTAANENAIDLSGKVAVVTGAAAGLGRAEAIGLARAGATVVVNDMAGALDKSDVLAEIEAVGSKGIAVPGDISARSTADELVETADRLGGLGIVVNNAGITRDKMLFNMSDEDWDAVIAVHLRGHFLLTRNAAAYWKAKAKESADGRVYGRIVNTSSEAGLAGPVGQANYGAAKAGITALTLSAARGLSRYGVRANAIAPRARTAMTAGVFGDAPDPSDGRIDALSPEHVVTLVTYLSSPAAEAVNGQLFIVYGPSVTLVAAPVVAERFDADGDAWDPAALSAALGEYFAARDPEVGFSATALMGS
- a CDS encoding ferredoxin, which codes for MRIEVDLDRCEGNAVCLGIAPDLFDLDDDDYAVVKLDPVPADMEALAEQSVAECPRAALIRRD
- a CDS encoding acyl-CoA dehydrogenase family protein, which gives rise to MRIGYTAEQEELRRELRSYFTKLMTPERAEALAASDGEMGRGNVYRETVEQMGKDGWLTLSWPKEYGGQARPPMDGLIFNDEAAIANVPVPFLTINSVAPTIMGFGTEEQKSFFLPKIAAGQLHFSIGYSEPGAGTDLASLRTTAVRDGDDYVINGQKMWTSLIAYADYVWLAVRTNQEAKKHRGISMLIVPTSSEGFSWTPVHTVSGVDTSATYYQDVRVPKTALVGEENAGWKLVTNQLNHERVALVSAQPIFVALNGVREWAQNTKDAHGKRLIDSEWVQLNLARVHAKAEVLKLINWELASTEDSAPSPADASAAKVFGTELATEAYRLLMEVLGTSATLRAGSPGALLRGRIERMHRSCLILTFGGGTNEIQRDIIGMVALGLPRVNR
- a CDS encoding acyl-CoA dehydrogenase family protein — translated: MDFTPTEASVDLGGLVRTITESIVTPEHQRVLDGLDERFDRDLWAKLIEADILSTAAPEALGGGGFGVLEQTAVLTALGRQLAAVPYLESAVLAAGALAKFGSSALQQEWAVPAVNGTTVLTVALDGEMGQGPVQAQRDADGFRLTGTRTQVAYGPVADAYLVPADTENGTVVFLVAKSDPGVTLTKLSTTGLGTIGHLELSGTTVDAARAVGGAEVLDWLTIQHSLGRSAFQLGVLERALELTALYAREREQFDRPIGSFQAVSARLADGYIDVKALRSSLTQAAWRLSEDSPASGRDTHPASVDVAGAAFWAADAGHRVAHTAVHVHGGVGIDMDHPIHRYFLAAKQTEFALGSATGQLLRIGRELADTPV
- the fadD17 gene encoding long-chain-fatty-acid--CoA ligase FadD17 codes for the protein MTEPGGPTVTELLAPLVDITDRGVYEEDSFTSWRDHIAAGAQLAAALSARMDPSRPAHIGALLGNTAFFSTLLVAAGLRGLVPVGLNPTRRGAALASDIARADCQLVLTDDPSAVPDGVDFIDVGSAVWAAELATHTGAPVSFADIAADDLFMLIFTSGTSGEPKAVRVTHDKVAFPGRMLAQRFGLGPEDTCYLAMPLFHSNAIMAGWAVAAAAGASIALRHKFSASQFIPDVRRYHATYANYVGKPLSYILATPERPDDADNPLKFLYGNEGAPRDLTRFADRFDVRVVDGFGSTEGGVAIARTPDTPDGSLGPLTDEVAILDVLTGQPCPPGVVGELVNPTGAGWFRGYYNSPGAEAERMAGGIYHTGDLAYCDDAGYIYFAGRLGDWMRVDGENLGTAPIERILLRHSDVAEVAVYPIPDPAVGDQVMAAVVLRDGAQFDVDTFRDFLDEQTDLGPKQWPSFVRVATDLPRTETFKVLKRELSAQGTDCADPVYPVKVR